In Ailuropoda melanoleuca isolate Jingjing chromosome 4, ASM200744v2, whole genome shotgun sequence, the following proteins share a genomic window:
- the SAMD1 gene encoding atherin, producing MKERPAFRAMSVWILKGDVKHTTRSWIPGTGPRARTATNLSFLSPRHQRGGEERVLEKEEEEEDDEDEDEEDDVSEGSEVPEGDRPAGAQHHQLNGERGPQSAKERVKEWTPCGPHQGQDESRGPAAGSGTRQVFSMAAMNKEGGSASAATGPDSPSPVPLPPGKPALPGADGTPFGCPSGRKEKPADPVEWTVMDVVEYFTEAGFPEQATAFQEQEIDGKSLLLMQRTDVLTGLSIRLGPALKIYEHHIKVLQQGHFEDDDPDGFLG from the exons TCCGTGTGGATATTAAAGGGGGATGTTAAGCACACCACTCGGTCCTGGATCCCAGGCACTGGGCCCAGGGCCAGAACAGCTACtaacctttccttcctctctccccggCACCAGAGAGGTGGAGAAGAACGAGTGcttgagaaggaagaggaggaagaagatgatgAAGACGAAGATGAGGAGGACGATGTGTCTGAGGGCTCGGAGGTGCCTGAGGGTGACCGTCCAGCAGGTGCCCAGCACCACCAGCTTAATGGCGAGCGAGGCCCTCAGAGTGCCAAGGAGAGGGTCAAGGAGTGGACTCCCTGTGGACCCCACCAGGGCCAGGATGAAAGCCGGGGGCCAGCAGCAGGCAGTGGCACCCGCCAAGTGTTCTCCATGGCAGCCATGAATAAGGAAGGGGGTTCAG CCTCTGCTGCCACTGGGCCAGATTCCCCATCCCCTGTGCCTTTGCCCCCAGGAAAACCAGCCCTGCCGGGGGCTGATGGAACCCCCTTTGGCTGTCC TTCTGGGCGCAAAGAGAAGCCGGCTGACCCGGTGGAGTGGACGGTGATGGATGTGGTTGAATACTTCACCGAGGCCGGCTTCCCGGAGCAGGCAACAGCTTTCCAAGAGCAG GAAATCGATGGCAAGTCTTTGCTGCTCATGCAGCGCACAGACGTGCTGACCGGCCTGTCCATCCGCCTGGGCCCGGCCCTGAAGATCTACGAGCACCACATCAAGGTGCTGCAGCAAGGCCACTTTGAGGATGACGACCCCGATGGCTTTCTAGGCTGA